The Lolium rigidum isolate FL_2022 chromosome 2, APGP_CSIRO_Lrig_0.1, whole genome shotgun sequence genomic interval CCTTGTCTCTCTCTTCCTTTTTTGCGATGAAGCTGGCCTAGTCCTATTATGTAAGTACTCAAGTAGAGTTCAAGCTGGTAACATATTGATGCAATTAAACTGTAAGAAATGATTTTCGCATAAGTTCTGGGAGAAACAGTTCATTACTGTTTTGTTTCCGTTGTTTCTTTCTTTCAATTTGAACTCAAGTACCGCTTTCCATATGGACCAGTTGATCTCTGTACTTATCTCTCAGTTCTAAATAAAATTGCTTAACAAGTTAAGGAAAAACACTGCTAAGGAGTAAGGAATGACATGAAGAGGACACTTTCCCAGATTGTTGTTTTCTTATTCTAAGATTTGTGCATACAGCCACACAGCCTCCATCGCGGCTGGTAATCATGGAATTCCTGTTATTGTGGCTGGCCATCACTTTGGGAATGCAAGTGGAATGGCTCCTCGTGCACAGTAAGTCTACTACCTTTTGGTTTAGAGATATATGTATGATTCGGTTTATTACCAAATATATAACAAAATTATTTTTCAGCattgctgtctataaagctcTGTACAAAGGCTTTGGAGGTTTTGCTGCTGATGTAGTGGCTGCAATAGATCAGGTAAAGTCTTTTCTGCATATTGCTTATCTGGTGTAAGGACAAAGTTATTGACCCACTTTACAATTGTGATCCTCTCAGTGAAGAAAAGATATTTTGATAATTGTCTAAAGGGCTTGAGACCCTAAAGGATCGATTATTGTAGCATGTACTAGCTAATCAAGACGGAACACCACACGAAAAAGATCTAAGCCACGAAAAAGATCTAAGCCAAGTTTACTGGATAAATCATTTGGAAGTCAAATTCTGTGACCAAGTGTAAATGTGATGACTAAAAATCTAGTAGGCTTTGGACATATAtttatgtcggaagattatacatTGTTAAAACTTTGAGTGTGGTATTCTTGGCAAAGATCTGCCAACTCGGTAGAAGCATTACAAATTTTAATTAAGAAAGGTGCGTTGCAGCATTGTTGACAATgagtccttgcatcatatttgcaGGCAGCTGAAGATAATGTGGATGTAATCAGTTTATCTATTACCCCTAATAGGAGGCCTCCTGGATTGGCTACATTCTTTAATCCAATTGATATGGCACTAATGTCAGCTGTGAAAGCTGGCATATTTGTTGTGCAAGCTGCAGGAAATACTGGTCCTTCCCCTAAGAGCATGTCTTCATACAGTCCGTGGATTTTTACTGTAGGCGCTTCTGCTCATGACAGGGAGTATAAAAATTATGTTGTACTTGGCAACAATTTGACCATTCCAGGAGTTGGCCTTGCTCGTAAGTTCCTATTAAGTTATTTGATCATGGTATGTGTGCACAACTGCACATTGTTATCCTTTTAACCTTTCTTAAATTGCAAACGCAGCTGGAACAGATGGTGATTCCATGTACAATCTAATTGCTGCACCTCATGCACTCAAAAATTATACCACCAGTCCTATTGAAATGTCCCTAGGGGAGTGCCAAGATTCAAGCCACCTTGATAAAGATCTGATAAGGGGAAAGATACTGGTCTGCAGCTATTCCATAAGATTTGTACTTGGCCTCTCTTCTGTGAAGCAAGCTTTAGATACAGCAAAGAATGTCAGCTCCGCAGGAGTTATATTCTACTTGGACCCTTTTGTCCTTGGTTTCCAGCTTAACCCAACTCCAATGGATATACCTGGACTTATTATACCATCATCTGATGACTCTAAGGTATTGCAGCTAATGCTCCAGCCTTCTTATTGTTATCTTTTAAAAAACTTCGACAGTCATGTTTCAGGTCCTGCTAAACAGCTTAAGTTATCATACACTAGTTTTCGTTTTGTTGTATGAGCTTGTGGTTCTATCTTGGACTCTGTTCGGCATTGTGGTGGATTAGGATGTGTCTAACCAGCTCTTGACTAATGTACGTTGGTTTAACCAACTTATTTCTACCTCAGTGGCTATTTTCCCAAAGTAGATGTTACAATAAGTTCAGCACAACACAGTTCGGCAATCCAAACTGAGGCTTGATGTATTTCCTAGCTTATTGAATAATGTAAATCTATCAACAGGTTAAATATTTTAAATGCTTATCCAGTTCTAGAGAAATCTTAGTAGACTTATCTGGTTTCTTGACTTTGGTTCATTTTAGTCCATACGCCTTTTAGTTATTGGTTTTGTTAAGCTTAATTTGCCTGGTAGTTAGGCGTATATTTTTGTTTGCTTCAAGCTTGTTTGTATGAATTGATTACTCGTGTGAGGCCTGATAATTTCCATTTCTTAAGGAGTATTAGGGTGCTAACATATGCGACTCAACCTTTCCAGATATTCCTAAGTTATTACAATGAGTCACTTGTACGAGATGAAACGTCAAACAGAATTGTCAGCTTTGGTGCAGTTGCAAAAATACTAGGAGGTCTGGAGCCAAACTATGGCAGTTCTTCACCAAAAGTAATGTTTTATTCTGCTAGGGGTCCTGACCCAGAGGACAACACATTGGCCAATGCTGATATCTTGAAACCAAATCTGATTGCACCTGGCAGTTCCATCTGGGGAGCTTGGAGTTCACTTGGGTTAGATTCTGCTGAATTTACAGGTAATTTTACAGTTTACCTTGTTTTCCATTTGAAACTGAAGTTTACTTACTCAAGAGTCAAGAGCATCAAACCTATAAATTGCATGTGTTTCCATTTTTTTAACCATTTCCTCACTCTGTTAGGTCTACATATATGTATTCAGTAGAGTAATATCTAATGAAACTGTTTTTTTTCGTGAAACTGTGAAACATATGGGTACTAAATTGTAAACTTGATTGTTTCGTGAATGTGAAATTCTTGTAAGGTCGTTGCCCCTCCGGTTGTTGGAAGgctgtttttttcttttgtgtGAAGGATAGCTTACATATATATTGACTAGCAATTTTgcattttgaaatcaaaagttcagGAAGTGCTGTAAATGTGATGTACTGAAATTACTGATGAAATTTGTGTTGTTCTGTTTGGTTGTTGAATTCATTAATAAGATGTTGGATTGGCATTAGACTCGACCTAATATCGGATCTTCTATTACGATCCATAAACCATGATGGTCGTCTGCTTTTACTTTTCAGGTGAAAGTTTTGCGATGCTCTCTGGAACAAGTATGGCCGCACCACACGTTGCTGGCCTTGCTGCTCTAATCAAGCAGAAGTTTCCTTCTTTCAGCCCAGCAGCTATAGGTTCAGCGCTGTCTACCACTACAACTCTCAGTGACAGGCAAGGGAGCCCAATCATGTCACAGCGAACATACAGCAACCCGGACTCAACACAAACTCCAGCTACACCTTTTGACATGGGGAATGGGTTTGCCAATGCTACTGCAGCTTTGGACCCCGGACTGATATTTGATTGCAGTAAGTTCATCAGTCATTCAGCCTTTTTCACTTTTTTCTGCTAAATTGGCTTTAGTTTATTTGGGATAAAATGCTACATCCGCCAATAAACTGTTGTGTGTTCCTTGAAAGTTGATACTAGCAACTGGGTTTTGACAGACACCATTATTAGGTCGATGTATGTCGAAGTAGCCATTTATCAGAACATTAGTATGCAAATATGCAATGCCAATGGGTGCATAAGTGCCTAACGCCTTTCAAATTGTTTTTTCTTTGATAAACTACAGGTTATGACAACTACTTCTCATTTCTCTGTGGTATAAATGGTTCTGCTCCAGTAGTGACGAATTACACCGGCAGCAACTGTGGGGTCTCCACGATGACTGGAGCAGACCTAAACCTACCCTCAATCACCATAGCAGTGCTCAACCAGTCGAGAACAATAACAAGAACGGTCACCAATGTGGCATGCGACGAGAACTACACGGTCAGTCTCAACGCACCTTACGGGGTGACAGTGTCCGCAGCACCTACACAGTTCTTCATTCCCAGCGGGCAGGAGCAGGTCGTGACCTTCGTTGTGAATGCCACCACAAACAACTCTTCCGCAAGCTTTGGGTTTGTTGGATTCTATGGCGACAGGGGTCACCAGGCGATCATTCCGTTTTCGGTCATGTCCAAGGTCGTGTACAGTTCTTGATCACTGATAAGCTGACGCCATCCTATGGAAATGGTGACCTGACTGATCCAGTATACGCAGCGGCGACTTGACTTGTGGCTAGAATGACCAGAATTTatttagttgttcttcttgtcagGATTATTTAGTTGTTCTTTTTGTCAGGGTTATTTAGTTGTTCTTTGTTGTAcattttgaagcatgttatgtaaGTAGATGAGTGGGTGAACAATAACTGTAAAGAGAATTTACTAATACGCCCCTCTTTTGACGAATGAGAAATCCATTTCGCAAAAGTCTATCGCTCGCCAGCTGCACTAATGCTAGCATTACTATATTTGCGTACCAGAAGTTATTGCTTTTGCGTCTGATGACATCTTGTTGTGTTTGCGAAGCATGCTATGGTGGATTTGTGTTGGATATTACTTATGTATAGAAAATATTTCAGATGCTGTCACCAAAGGGGTGGTGGCGCAGTTGGCTAGCGCGTAGGTCTCATAGCTAAATGCGAGTGATCCTGAGGTCGAGAGTTCGAGCCTCTCTCACCCCATTTGCAAAGTGATGATGAAATGCTCCCGTGACAACTTGGGTCGTCACACTCGTCTGATTCAGATGAGATGAGCTAAACTGAGCTTTGTTACTTTTTATGTTTTCATCTAGTCATGTAGAAACTTACCCATGTAAGTTTTTGCAAATAATATGACCACCAACCTGCAAAAATCACAAGCTGCATCTCATTCTAGTAATCCGGAGGAACCTAGCGGACTAGTTTGAAATATAACTTACCCATGTAAGTTTTTGCAAATAATATGACCACCAACCTGCAAAAATCACAAACTGCATCTCTTTCTAGTAATCCGGAGCCGGAGGAACCTAGCGAACTAGTTtgaaaaatgatgataataaatgAAAAAGATATTAGTATGTACATACACAGATATGATGTCACTGGTTGAATTGAACTTAACCCAAATCACACTTTTTATTTAGTTCTACAAAAATACTAAACAGGAAAACAACATGCATGCAGCCGTCACGTAGAAACTTACCCATGTAAGTTTTTGCAAATAATATGACCACCAACCTTTGCAAAAATCACAAAATGGATTTCTCCAACACAATTATGTAAATCGTACcataactctttttttttttgcatatgccACATATGGTCATATTTTATTTATAAAACGGAAAATGGCAACTTTATACTCAATTCCTACATGTCTGAAATTTTTATGAAACAAAACAATGTGTGTTGGACTGACCCAACTTGACATAGCTATAGTGTTTTTGATTCTATTTATAAGTTATAATATATACAACACTTACACCACGGTGCCACAACCTAACATAGTAGTTATAGTGGCAGATTCCTGCATGTTGCAAGACATCGTCAATCAAGATGTATTTCCCCCCTCTACATGAGATATATATCTCCGTTTTCCATGAGTAATCAGATGCAAAATGTATAATCGTGCTCCCAAAATTTAAAACTTAACCTAGTAAGTAATTctgaattatagaatcgagaaagagTTGTAAACTTGGAGTCTGACCACACATTGTGATGCAAAGAAAATGGCATGTATATAAAGTTGTGATGTTTTGTCAGATGTGGTATTGATGTCCATTTAGGCATCACCTAATCACCTATATACGTTGCCAAACCACACCACAAGCTGTGGCCCACTGAGTAGTCTTATGGCAAAGGAAGTACTCCACTATGTATGTTACACAAGCATATCTTAAGATGGGTTTCACTTGTCAGAAAAAGTAGTCAAAAAGTGAATCTTGTGGTCAATAGTGGGTATGATAGCTCTAAAAATAGTATTTATTTATTTCTTATGGTAGTTCACAAGgttttttttagagcaaccacatatttcattaatcgaaaaacaagttacatgaagcaacataTGTGAAAACTAAAAGGCAAATCAGGATAAAGTGATTATCCTTAACTGtaatacaaaacgatccctagggtttgtgatgacccacaagtataggggatcgcaatagtcttcgagggaagtaaaacccaatttattgattagacacaaggggagccaaagaatatttgtaagccttaacagcggagttgtcaattcagctgcacctggaaacagacttgctcgcaagagtttatcagtagcaacagttttatagcagtagcaatagtgaaatatcagcagcagtgtaacaaagacatcagtagtgattatagtaaacaacaggattaaaatactgtaggcacagagatggatgaacgggcgctgcatggatgagagaactcatgtaacaatcaaggcagggcatttgcagataataataaaacggtatccaagtactaaacaaccataggcatgtgttccatatatagtcgtacgtgctcgcaatgagaaacttgcacaacatcttttgtcctaccagccggtggcagccgggcctctagggaatctatcggtaattaaggtactccttttaatagagcaccggagcaaagcattaacactccgtgaacacatgtgatcctcatatcaccgccttcccctccggttgtcccaatttctgtcactttggggcctcgggttccggacaggaatatgtgta includes:
- the LOC124689066 gene encoding subtilisin-like protease SBT2.3, producing the protein MGAARRERCAAPFPFLWVAVLGAALLLGGGGGVVRGLEEGAAVYIVTMKQAAASHKRLDLERSGSTSVAAAGGGGGGGDTPATSVLRKPRHGSSKPLNYGSYLVHLHNSLLKKTLRGEHYIKLYSYHYLINGFAVVLTSQQAEKLYRRKEVANMMLDFSVRTATTYTPEFLGLPQGAWVQEGGPQCAGQGVVIGLIDTGIDPNHPSFADDLTTDNYPVPAHYTGNCEVTNDFPSGSCNRKLVGARHFAASAITRGVFNASQDLASPSDSDGHGTHTASIAAGNHGIPVIVAGHHFGNASGMAPRAHIAVYKALYKGFGGFAADVVAAIDQAAEDNVDVISLSITPNRRPPGLATFFNPIDMALMSAVKAGIFVVQAAGNTGPSPKSMSSYSPWIFTVGASAHDREYKNYVVLGNNLTIPGVGLAPGTDGDSMYNLIAAPHALKNYTTSPIEMSLGECQDSSHLDKDLIRGKILVCSYSIRFVLGLSSVKQALDTAKNVSSAGVIFYLDPFVLGFQLNPTPMDIPGLIIPSSDDSKIFLSYYNESLVRDETSNRIVSFGAVAKILGGLEPNYGSSSPKVMFYSARGPDPEDNTLANADILKPNLIAPGSSIWGAWSSLGLDSAEFTGESFAMLSGTSMAAPHVAGLAALIKQKFPSFSPAAIGSALSTTTTLSDRQGSPIMSQRTYSNPDSTQTPATPFDMGNGFANATAALDPGLIFDCSYDNYFSFLCGINGSAPVVTNYTGSNCGVSTMTGADLNLPSITIAVLNQSRTITRTVTNVACDENYTVSLNAPYGVTVSAAPTQFFIPSGQEQVVTFVVNATTNNSSASFGFVGFYGDRGHQAIIPFSVMSKVVYSS